The proteins below are encoded in one region of Anaerolineae bacterium:
- a CDS encoding Ubiquinol--cytochrome c reductase, cytochrome B subunit, which translates to MSTKSISPESKINLIERIRRSILRDPFPPGDERERMRLVMNSLILHIHPAKVSRSALRFNYTFGLGGLLILLSLVMAITGVLLLFAYTPSPDAAYQSMIALQTEVAFGNLIRNLHHWAGNLMVIVSLLHLLRVFFTAGFAPPREFNWVIGVGLFLLVVAANFSGYLLPWDQLAYWAVTVGTSLLDYLPLLGEPLTRLLLGGPEVGAATLTNFYALHIAVIPLSIFALISFHIWRMRKDTITVPRQPNQPSDAEKVTTIPHLISVELVYALVWLALLIAWSAFVDAPLEEAANPSHSPNPAKAAWYFMGFQELLLHFHPLFGAIVIPGLGLLGLVALPYLEQDSTSAGVWFRTSRGRWIAAFSFLIGGAATFGWVLLDELWLDWSGWLPFLPSVLSNGWVPFAALLLPLIAFYELVKARSTASEARLALFTFCLSAFITLTLIGIFLRGEGMALILPWSF; encoded by the coding sequence ATGTCCACAAAATCCATCTCCCCAGAGTCAAAGATCAACCTCATCGAGCGTATCCGCCGCTCCATCCTGCGGGATCCATTCCCTCCTGGCGACGAGCGCGAACGCATGCGCCTGGTGATGAACAGCCTGATTCTTCATATCCACCCCGCCAAAGTCTCGCGCTCTGCCTTGCGCTTCAATTACACGTTCGGCCTGGGTGGCTTATTGATTTTGCTCAGCCTGGTCATGGCTATCACCGGTGTGCTCCTGCTCTTCGCTTACACACCTTCACCGGATGCAGCTTACCAGAGCATGATCGCCTTGCAGACCGAGGTCGCCTTTGGAAATCTGATCCGCAATCTGCACCATTGGGCGGGCAATCTGATGGTGATTGTCAGCCTGTTGCATCTGTTACGGGTTTTCTTCACTGCCGGCTTTGCTCCGCCGCGGGAATTCAACTGGGTGATCGGCGTAGGGCTGTTCCTTCTGGTGGTGGCAGCCAACTTCAGCGGCTATCTGCTGCCCTGGGATCAACTGGCATACTGGGCTGTGACGGTTGGCACCAGTCTGCTGGATTACCTCCCTCTGCTCGGCGAACCACTGACGCGTTTGCTGCTCGGCGGGCCCGAAGTCGGAGCAGCCACGCTGACCAACTTCTACGCTCTGCATATTGCTGTAATTCCGCTGAGCATCTTCGCTCTGATCTCGTTCCACATCTGGCGGATGCGCAAAGATACCATCACTGTCCCCCGCCAGCCGAATCAGCCATCCGATGCGGAGAAAGTGACCACCATCCCACACCTGATCAGCGTTGAACTGGTCTACGCGCTGGTCTGGCTGGCGCTGTTAATCGCCTGGTCAGCTTTTGTCGACGCGCCGCTGGAAGAAGCAGCCAACCCCTCCCACAGTCCTAATCCGGCCAAGGCAGCCTGGTACTTTATGGGATTCCAGGAACTGTTGTTACACTTTCATCCGCTGTTCGGCGCCATCGTCATCCCAGGTCTGGGATTGCTGGGGTTAGTGGCGCTGCCCTATCTTGAGCAGGATTCCACCAGTGCGGGGGTGTGGTTCCGCACCTCGCGCGGTCGCTGGATTGCAGCGTTCAGTTTCCTCATCGGTGGCGCAGCGACGTTCGGGTGGGTGCTGCTGGATGAACTCTGGCTGGATTGGAGTGGCTGGCTGCCTTTTCTCCCCTCGGTGTTAAGCAATGGCTGGGTGCCTTTTGCCGCCCTGTTGCTGCCGCTGATCGCCTTCTACGAACTCGTCAAAGCCCGCAGCACAGCCAGCGAAGCCCGCCTGGCGTTATTCACCTTCTGCCTCTCAGCGTTCATCACCCTGACGCTGATCGGAATCTTCCTGCGCGGTGAGGGAATGGCTTTGATCTTGCCCTGGAGTTTTTGA
- a CDS encoding Cytochrome b6-f complex iron-sulfur subunit PetC1, giving the protein MNTEINRKDFLNLLWGTVGTVAFAELGLVGLRFLSPKKTAGQFGGEFNLGDYTRFPEGSVTPVEAGRFYLVRLADGGFLAVYRSCTHLGCAVPIDQATGQFICPCHGSRFTAEGEVLNAPAPRPLDLFSLRINEQGEIVVDTGAPIKRDDVDAKYIVYPEVTS; this is encoded by the coding sequence ATGAACACAGAAATTAACCGCAAAGACTTTCTCAACCTGCTATGGGGAACTGTCGGCACAGTGGCATTCGCCGAACTGGGGCTGGTTGGATTGCGTTTCCTGTCTCCGAAGAAAACAGCCGGACAATTTGGCGGTGAGTTCAACCTTGGTGATTACACCCGCTTTCCAGAAGGCAGTGTTACGCCGGTGGAAGCCGGACGTTTCTACTTGGTGCGCCTGGCAGATGGTGGTTTTCTGGCGGTCTATCGCAGTTGTACCCATCTGGGTTGTGCAGTGCCTATTGACCAGGCTACAGGGCAATTCATCTGCCCTTGCCATGGTTCGCGCTTCACGGCCGAAGGAGAAGTGCTCAACGCTCCTGCACCGCGCCCTTTAGACCTGTTTTCCCTGCGCATCAACGAGCAAGGCGAAATTGTGGTCGATACCGGTGCGCCGATCAAGCGCGATGACGTTGACGCAAAATACATCGTTTACCCGGAGGTAACCTCATGA
- a CDS encoding Cytochrome c oxidase subunit CcoP has protein sequence MTRSLQWIGFLATLTIALILPFYALTETNRQRDALQDYYTQVVAATTDLYAQNCAVCHGAAGEGIGENPPLNSDAVREMSESDLARTIARGRYGTLMAGWAMEEGGIFTNAQIDDFVTFIQQANWDEVARRVAELGLTPPAVIQLEVSDEIIKTLATLPDGDVLAQGLTVYAENCTACHGSGAGTLIAPPLDSADLRAHPAEELERIIRNGVPGTLMTAWEGQLSDQEIAAVLTLLYRWPEVMASGIAFPEAEMNDFPSTPQMIAEGQQLFNIACKACHGVDGYGTPMAPALNNQLFLTETPDAAIYQIIAGGVSGTLMPAWGSRLSDYELQTLVAYLRSLEQSAPPILPPIQQP, from the coding sequence ATGACCAGGTCTCTGCAATGGATTGGATTCTTAGCCACGCTGACCATCGCCTTAATCCTGCCCTTTTATGCGCTGACCGAGACGAACAGACAAAGAGATGCGCTGCAAGATTACTATACGCAGGTAGTGGCTGCCACGACAGACTTGTACGCCCAAAACTGTGCCGTTTGCCACGGAGCGGCCGGCGAGGGCATCGGCGAGAACCCCCCGCTGAACAGCGATGCGGTACGAGAGATGTCAGAGAGCGACCTGGCACGCACCATCGCGCGCGGGCGCTATGGTACCCTGATGGCAGGCTGGGCAATGGAAGAGGGGGGCATCTTCACCAACGCCCAAATTGATGATTTCGTTACCTTCATCCAGCAGGCGAACTGGGATGAGGTTGCCAGGCGCGTTGCCGAGTTGGGGCTTACGCCTCCGGCGGTCATTCAGTTAGAAGTGAGCGATGAGATAATCAAAACGCTGGCAACCCTGCCAGATGGGGATGTCCTTGCCCAGGGGCTCACCGTTTACGCTGAAAATTGCACCGCCTGTCATGGTTCTGGCGCAGGGACACTGATTGCTCCGCCACTGGATTCAGCCGATCTTCGGGCACACCCTGCAGAAGAACTGGAACGCATCATCCGCAACGGTGTACCTGGCACGTTGATGACCGCCTGGGAGGGTCAGCTATCCGATCAAGAGATCGCCGCTGTGTTGACCCTGCTCTACCGCTGGCCAGAGGTGATGGCCAGCGGCATCGCTTTCCCCGAAGCGGAGATGAACGATTTTCCTTCCACGCCGCAAATGATCGCTGAAGGGCAGCAGTTGTTTAACATCGCCTGCAAAGCTTGCCACGGAGTAGACGGCTATGGTACGCCCATGGCGCCGGCGCTTAACAACCAGCTCTTTCTTACGGAAACGCCCGATGCAGCGATCTACCAGATTATCGCCGGCGGGGTGAGCGGCACACTGATGCCCGCCTGGGGCAGCCGTCTGAGCGATTACGAACTGCAGACTCTGGTAGCCTACCTGCGCAGCCTGGAACAATCTGCCCCGCCTATCCTGCCGCCCATCCAGCAGCCCTGA
- a CDS encoding Methyltransferase, whose translation MQAYGKSFAKVYNLMWTGFARQVAPFLLDFYAATQPGQENKPVLDLCCGTAHLAVCFLEKGYRVVGLDLSEHMLHHARENARQYIEAGKATFIQGDARNFKMDERFGLVVSMYDSLNHLEDEAALLNCFQCVYEVSEGYFIFDLNTRLGLRRWNNILVDDSDEEVLILNRGVFDEQSERAWLKISGFLRLPNGLYERFEETVFNTAFKMEKVKQALLEVGWKTVYFARLQDLKAPIEEPELEGRVFVVASKV comes from the coding sequence ATGCAAGCGTATGGGAAAAGTTTTGCCAAAGTCTACAACCTGATGTGGACTGGCTTTGCCAGGCAGGTTGCGCCATTTCTGCTCGATTTCTATGCTGCTACGCAGCCAGGGCAGGAAAACAAACCCGTTCTCGATCTCTGCTGTGGTACAGCCCATCTGGCGGTCTGTTTTCTCGAGAAGGGCTACCGGGTCGTTGGTCTGGATCTCTCTGAGCATATGTTGCACCACGCACGAGAGAACGCCCGACAGTATATTGAAGCTGGCAAAGCCACTTTCATCCAGGGGGATGCCCGCAATTTTAAGATGGATGAGCGGTTTGGGTTGGTCGTTTCGATGTATGATTCACTCAATCATCTGGAAGACGAAGCGGCGTTGCTGAATTGTTTCCAGTGTGTTTACGAAGTGAGCGAGGGGTATTTCATTTTCGACTTAAACACACGGCTTGGGCTCAGGCGTTGGAACAATATCCTGGTAGATGACAGCGATGAGGAAGTACTGATCCTCAACCGGGGCGTCTTTGACGAACAAAGTGAGAGAGCCTGGCTGAAGATCAGCGGCTTTCTACGCTTACCCAATGGGCTTTACGAGCGATTTGAGGAGACAGTGTTCAATACGGCTTTTAAGATGGAGAAAGTGAAACAAGCCCTGCTCGAAGTTGGTTGGAAGACGGTCTACTTTGCCCGGCTTCAGGATTTGAAGGCTCCGATCGAGGAACCCGAACTGGAAGGGCGGGTGTTTGTTGTGGCGAGCAAAGTTTGA